The genomic stretch GCCCGACTCCGGGCTCGATCCGGTGCGGGTCGCCTACCTCGACGAGCTGGTGAAGAACGCCCAACGGGAGACGGGGGCCACGTTCTTCATCATCTCCCACAACATCCCCTCGATGATGCGCACGGCCGAGTTCATGGGCGTGCTGTTCCGCTCCGAGCTGGTGAAGTTCGCCAGCAAGGAGGACATGAGGAACAGCAAGAACTCGATCATCCGCCAGTTCCTCGCCGGGAAGTCGAAGGGACCGATCGGGATGGACGAGATGGCCACCGACGTCGACATCCAGGGTGAGGACTGGGGTGAGGACGACGACGACGACCGCGGTCTCAACGAGGAGACCGAGGTCATGACCGTCTGAGGCGCCCCGGCGGGGCTCGGTTCAGGGGCCCACCTCAGACGAGCGCACGACGTTGCGCGCCCTCAGGCGGATGAGCCGGTTGACGGCGTTCAGGTAGGCGCGGGCCGACGCCTCCACCACGTCGGTCGACACCCCGTGTCCCGAGACGCGCGCCCCCCTCGCCTCGAGCTGGACGACCACGTCACCCAGGGCGTCGATGCCACCGGTCACCGAGGAGACGTTGAACCCCGTCATGTTGGCGTCGATGCCAGTGGCCATCCGGATCGCCTGGCAGGCGGCATCGATCATCCCGTCGCCCTCGGCCGAGGCGTCGGACTTGGTCCCCGCCCGGCTGACGATCACGCGGGCGTGGGGTACGCCCACGGTGCCGCCGGAGACTTCCAGGGACTCGAGCGCGAACGCCTCCTCCATGCTGGCGCCGAGCTCCTCGACGACGATGGCCTCGAGGTCCGCCTCGGTGATCTGGACCTTGCGGTCGGCCAGCTCCTTGAACCGGCTGAAGGCGGTGTTGAGGGCGTCGCCATGGACCGACAGGCCCATCTGGGCCAGCGTCTCTGAGAACGCATGGCGCCCCGAGTGCTTGCCGAGCACGATCTGGCGACCCTGCTGACCCACCGTCGAGGCGTCGATGATCTCGTAGGTGCTGCGCTCGGCGAGCACGCCGTGCTGGTGGATGCCCGACTCGTGGGCGAAGGCGTTGCGGCCCACCACCGCCTTGTTGTACTGGACCGGATAGCCCGTGAGCCGGCTGACCAGACGCGAGGCTCGAGCCAGCTCCTCGGTGCGGGCCGCTGTCTCCAGCCCGGGAAACTGATCGGGCCTGATCTTGAGGGCCATCACCACTTCCTCGAGGGCGGCGTTCCCCGCCCGCTCGCCCAGCCCGTTCACGCACACTTCGACCTGCCGGGCACCGGCCTGGACCCCCGCCAGGCTGTTGGCCACGGCCATGCCCAGGTCGTTGTGGCAGTGGGTGGACAGCACGTAGTCCCCCGCCACCTCCCGGCGCACGTGCTGGATGAGGGCGCCGAAGTCCCACGGGATGCCGTAGCCGACCGTGTCGGGGATGTTGAGCGTCGTCGCCCCGGCCTCCACCGCCGTCCGGAGGATCTCCATCATGAACTCGAGCGGAGTGCGGGTGGCGTCCTGGGGGCTGAACTCGACGTCGTCGGTGTGCTCACGGGCGCGGCTGACTCCTGCCCTCGTCTCGGCCACCACCTGCTCCGGCGTCATCCGCAGCATGTGCTCCATATGGGAAGGGCTGGTGGAGATGAAGACGTGGATGCGGGCCCGGTCGGCGTCGCGAACGGCGGACCAGCAGCGGTCGACGTCGCCCCGGTGGGTCCGCGAGAGGCCGGCGATCGCCGGGCCCCTCACGGTGCGGGCAATCGTCTGGACGGCCTCGAAATCACCATCGCTGGCCACGGGGAAGCCGGCCTCGATGTAGTCGACCCCGAGGCGCGCCAGCTGCTCTGCGATCTCGAGCTTCTCGCCCACGTCCAGCGAGATGCCCGGCGACTGCTCCCCGTCTCGCAGCGTGGTGTCGAAGATGATCAGCTGATCGGCCATCGCAATTTCCTTTGTCTGGACCCGAAAGGCGTGTGTTGTCGGCGCGGATGCAATAAAAAACCCCCTGGGCCCGAAGGCGCAGGAGGCGTGGGCGAGCGCTGGTGGCGCTCGCCGTCAGATAAGAAGGAGGCTCGTGGCGGATTGAACTTTCTTCATGTTGGAAAGATCGTCGCAAACCAGGCGCAGGCCGTCAAGACGACTGGGAGCGCACCGAACGGGAAGGACGAGCTGATGCTGCAGCGATTGGTACGGATGGTTGCGGTCCTTGGTCTCCTGGCCGGGCTCATGGTGGCCGTGGCGCTACGCATACGGCGGCCCGGGCCCGGCGCCAACGGGGCCCGGTATACCCCGCTGGTGACCGAGGAGTGGCCGGTGGTGCCCCCACGGGTGCAGGCCGAGGAGCGCTGGGTCGAGCCGGACGGTCGCGTCTGTCCCGTCTCGCACCCGGTGAAGGGCAAGCTCTCGAGCGGACGGTTCCACCTGCCGGGGATGGCGGTCTACGACCGGACGATCCCCGACCGCTGCTACGCCACCGCCGAGGCCGCCGAGCTCGACGGCCTCCAGCGCTCCAAGCGCTGAGCGGCCGACGGCCGAGCGGCCCAACGGACCGCCGGCAGGACCAAGAGATCAGCCCGACGTGACGCTGTGCAGGTCGAGGATGCCGTCGGCTCGAGCAAGGCGCTCGAGCACGTCGGCCGGCGTCGGTCGGTCGGTCGACAGCACCATGAGCGCGGTGCTGGCGTGGGCCGAGGGGCCGACGGCCATGCTGGAGATGCTCACCCCCGCCTCGCCCAGGGCCAGGCCCACCACGCCGATCATGCCGGGTCGGTCGTCGTTGCGGACCACCAGCATGTGCCGGGCTGGCGGGACCTCGACGGTGTGATCGTCGACCATGACGATGCGAGGCTCGGCCCGCACACCCGCCAGGGTCCCGGCCACGGCGTGATCGGGCCCGCTCAGGGTGATGAGGTTGACGAAATCGCGGGCCGACGTGGTCGTCGACTCCCGCACCTCCAGGCCGCGCTCCTCGGCCAGCTGCGGGGCGTTGACGTACGACACCGGCTCCTCGGTGCCGGCGGCGAAGAGCCCCTTGAGGATCGACAGGGTGAGGATCCGAGTGTCGTAGCCGGCCAGGGCCCCCTGGTACTCGATGTCGAGCCGGTCGGGCAGACCCTCGTTGAGCGAGGCGAAGATGCGTCCCAGCCGCTCGGCGAGCGGCAGGAAGGGCCGCACCGTCTCTGACGCCTCCCCGGCACCGACGTTGACCGCCAGCGGCACGAAGTCGCCGGCGAGGGCGAGCAGTACCTGCTCGGCGATGGTGAGCCCCGCCTTGTCCTGAGCCTCACGCGTGCTGGCCGCCAGGTGTGGGGTCACCACGACCGTGTCCAGCTCGAACAGCGGCGACGAGGTGCACGGCTCGGTGGCGAAGACGTCGATGCCAGCGCCGGCGATCCGGCCCGAGCGCACCGCATCGGCCAGCGCGTCCTCATCCACGATGCCCCCTCGGGCGGTGTTGATGATGCGCAGCCCGCGCTTCGCCCCGGCCAGGAGGTCCTTGCCGATCAGCCCGAGGGTCTCGGGCGTCTTGGGTAGGTGGACGGTGACGAAGTCGGCCCGCGCCATCAGCTCCTCGAGCGACGTCATCGTCACGCCCATCTGGCGGGCCCGCTCGGAGGACACATACGGGTCGTACGCGCACAGACGCATCCCGAACGAGTGGGCCCGCTGAGCCACCAGTGCCCCGACACGCCCGAGGCCGACGATGCCGAGGGTCTTGCCGTGCAGCTCGACGCCCTCCCAGCGGGAGCGTTCCCATTTCCCGGCGATGAGGGCGGCGTGGGCCTGAGGGAGGTTGCGGGCCTGGGCCAACAGGAGGGCCATGGTGTGCTCGGCCGCCGACAGGATGTTGGACTGCGGCGCGTTCACCACCATCACGCCGCGGCGGGTGGCGGTGGCCACGTCGACGTTGTCGACGCCGATGCCGGCCCGGCCCACGACCACGAGATCGGAGCCGGCCGCGAGTGCGTCGGCGTCCACGCTGGTGGCCGAGCGGACGATGAGGGCGTGGGCCCCGACCAGCGCCTGGCGGAGCTCGGCCGGCGACATCCCGATGCGAACGTCGACCTCGTTCCCCGCGGACCGCAGCAACTCGATGCCCCCGTCGGCGATGGGCTCGGTGACGAGGATGCGGCTCACGACGCGGCCTCGCCCAGCACCACGGCCAGCCGTCGGACACCCTCGCTCAGCTCGTCGTCAGCGAGCGCGTACGAGAGCCGGGCGTAACCAGAGGAGCCGAACGCCTCACCGGGAACGACCGCGACGCGGGCCTCGTCGAGCAGGACGGCGGCCAGCTCGAGGGACGACTTCGGTCGGTGGCCCCTGACGGAACGACCCAGCACCCCCGCCACCGACGGGAACGCGTAGAAGGCGCCTTCGGGCTCGACGCAGGACACCCCCGGGATGTCGTTCAGCCCCGCGTACAGGAGGCGCCGTCGTCGGTCGAACACCTGCCGCATGGCGCTCATGGCCGAGAGGTCGCCGGAGACGGCGGCGAGCGCCGCCCGCTGGCAGACGTCGGCCACGTTGGAGGTGGAGTGGGACTGGAGGTTGGTCGCCGCCCGAACGACCTCGGTGGGGCCGATCAGCCATCCGACCCTCCAACCCGTCATGGCGTACGTCTTCGCCACCCCGTTGACAACCACACAGCGCTCGGCTGCGTCAGGCACGAGGACCGGAAGCGAGTGGTGGGTCCGCCCCCCGTAGACGAGGTGCTCGTAGATCTCGTCGGTCACCACCCACAATCCCCGCTCCGCCGCCCAGCCGCCGATGGCCTCGATCTCGTGGGCGGGATAGACGGCGCCGGTCGGGTTGGACGGCGAGACGAACAGCAGCACCTTGGTATGTGGCGTGCAAGCCGCGTCCAGCTGCTCCACGCTCACCCGGAAGCCGGTCGACTCGTCGGCGGGCACCACGACCGGGACGCCCCCCGCCAGGGCGATCGCCTCCGGGTAGGTCGTCCAGTAGGGAGCCATCACGAGGACCTCGTCGCCGGGGTCCAGCAGCGTGGCGAAGGCCTGGAAGACGGCGTGCTTGGCCCCGTTCGTCACGAGGACCTGGTTCGCCTCGACGGCGAGGCCCGAGTCGCGGGCGGTCTTGGTGACGATCGCCTCCCGCAGCTCGGGCAGGCCGGCGGTGGGCGTGTAGCGATGGTTGCGCGGGTCCCGGCAGGCGGCCACGGCGGCTTCGACGATGGGCTCGGGCGTGGGGAAGTCGGGCTCTCCGGCGCCGAAGCCGACCACGTCCTCACCGGCCGCCCGAAGGGCCTTGGCCCGGGCGTCGATGGCCAGGGTGGCGGACTCCGCCACGGCGCCGACGCGCCGGGACACGGCGCGGGTTCGGGTGCCTCTCGCGTCCTCACTGCTCGAAGTGTCGAGCGGAGCGGTCATGGTGCCATGCTTGCACAGTGCCAGCCGAACACAGACTCAATAGACCACCGCCCGAGATCCAGATTCCCAGCGACCTGCACCCCTCCGACGGGCGCTTCGGCTCGGGGCCTTCGAAGGTGCGCCAGGAGGCGGTGGCCGCCCTGGAGCGGGCCGCGCCGCGGTACCTGGGCACGAGTCACCGGCAGGCCGGCGTGCGTTCGATCGTCGCGCTGCTCCGAGGCGGGCTGCGGGACCTGTTCGGCGTGGCTGGCGACTACGAGGTGGTACTGGGCAACGGGGGGACGACGAGCTTCTGGGACATCGCCAGCTTCTGCCTGATCGAACGGCACAGCCAGCACCTGTCGTTCGGTGAGTTCTCGTCCAAGTTCGCCGCCGTGACCGGCGCCGCTCCCCACCTCGATCAGCCCGAGGTCATCGACTCGCCGGTCGGCACCCACCCTCTCGCCGTGCCGCGATCGGGCGTGGACGCCTACGCCCTCACCCACAACGAGACGTCCACGGGCGTCGCCATGGAGGTTCGACGGCCCGATGGCGCTGACGGCCTGGTGCTGGTGGACGGGACCTCGGCCGCTGGAGGGCTGCGGGTGGACCCGACCGAGGTCGACGCCTACTACTTCGCCCCCCAGAAGTGCTTCGCGTCCGACGGAGGGCT from Acidimicrobiales bacterium encodes the following:
- a CDS encoding 2-isopropylmalate synthase, with translation MADQLIIFDTTLRDGEQSPGISLDVGEKLEIAEQLARLGVDYIEAGFPVASDGDFEAVQTIARTVRGPAIAGLSRTHRGDVDRCWSAVRDADRARIHVFISTSPSHMEHMLRMTPEQVVAETRAGVSRAREHTDDVEFSPQDATRTPLEFMMEILRTAVEAGATTLNIPDTVGYGIPWDFGALIQHVRREVAGDYVLSTHCHNDLGMAVANSLAGVQAGARQVEVCVNGLGERAGNAALEEVVMALKIRPDQFPGLETAARTEELARASRLVSRLTGYPVQYNKAVVGRNAFAHESGIHQHGVLAERSTYEIIDASTVGQQGRQIVLGKHSGRHAFSETLAQMGLSVHGDALNTAFSRFKELADRKVQITEADLEAIVVEELGASMEEAFALESLEVSGGTVGVPHARVIVSRAGTKSDASAEGDGMIDAACQAIRMATGIDANMTGFNVSSVTGGIDALGDVVVQLEARGARVSGHGVSTDVVEASARAYLNAVNRLIRLRARNVVRSSEVGP
- the serA gene encoding phosphoglycerate dehydrogenase, whose amino-acid sequence is MSRILVTEPIADGGIELLRSAGNEVDVRIGMSPAELRQALVGAHALIVRSATSVDADALAAGSDLVVVGRAGIGVDNVDVATATRRGVMVVNAPQSNILSAAEHTMALLLAQARNLPQAHAALIAGKWERSRWEGVELHGKTLGIVGLGRVGALVAQRAHSFGMRLCAYDPYVSSERARQMGVTMTSLEELMARADFVTVHLPKTPETLGLIGKDLLAGAKRGLRIINTARGGIVDEDALADAVRSGRIAGAGIDVFATEPCTSSPLFELDTVVVTPHLAASTREAQDKAGLTIAEQVLLALAGDFVPLAVNVGAGEASETVRPFLPLAERLGRIFASLNEGLPDRLDIEYQGALAGYDTRILTLSILKGLFAAGTEEPVSYVNAPQLAEERGLEVRESTTTSARDFVNLITLSGPDHAVAGTLAGVRAEPRIVMVDDHTVEVPPARHMLVVRNDDRPGMIGVVGLALGEAGVSISSMAVGPSAHASTALMVLSTDRPTPADVLERLARADGILDLHSVTSG
- a CDS encoding pyridoxal phosphate-dependent aminotransferase; translated protein: MTAPLDTSSSEDARGTRTRAVSRRVGAVAESATLAIDARAKALRAAGEDVVGFGAGEPDFPTPEPIVEAAVAACRDPRNHRYTPTAGLPELREAIVTKTARDSGLAVEANQVLVTNGAKHAVFQAFATLLDPGDEVLVMAPYWTTYPEAIALAGGVPVVVPADESTGFRVSVEQLDAACTPHTKVLLFVSPSNPTGAVYPAHEIEAIGGWAAERGLWVVTDEIYEHLVYGGRTHHSLPVLVPDAAERCVVVNGVAKTYAMTGWRVGWLIGPTEVVRAATNLQSHSTSNVADVCQRAALAAVSGDLSAMSAMRQVFDRRRRLLYAGLNDIPGVSCVEPEGAFYAFPSVAGVLGRSVRGHRPKSSLELAAVLLDEARVAVVPGEAFGSSGYARLSYALADDELSEGVRRLAVVLGEAAS
- the serC gene encoding phosphoserine transaminase; translated protein: MPAEHRLNRPPPEIQIPSDLHPSDGRFGSGPSKVRQEAVAALERAAPRYLGTSHRQAGVRSIVALLRGGLRDLFGVAGDYEVVLGNGGTTSFWDIASFCLIERHSQHLSFGEFSSKFAAVTGAAPHLDQPEVIDSPVGTHPLAVPRSGVDAYALTHNETSTGVAMEVRRPDGADGLVLVDGTSAAGGLRVDPTEVDAYYFAPQKCFASDGGLWVALLSPSAVQRVRDIAAGGRWVPASLDLSLAIENSDKDQTYNTPALATLFLFVEQLEWMLTNGGLEWAASRCDRSAEILYGWAEATEYTTPFVAKPSERSHVVGTIDFDDSVDASRVAATLRANGIVDTEPYRKLGRNQLRVALFPAIDPEDVAALTACIDHVVVALAA